One stretch of Schlesneria sp. DSM 10557 DNA includes these proteins:
- a CDS encoding M81 family metallopeptidase — protein sequence MPRVGILALIQESNTFLPGVTTLDHFRQELLLVGEDVRQAFATAHHEVRGFFDGLAAAGIEAVPLFAARALPFGTIEPEAFNHLLDMMLSELRKAGPLDGLLVAPHGATVSKDYPDADGEWLTRVRQAVGPDLPIVGTLDPHGNLSPEMVAATNALVAYRTNPHVDQEQRGLEAAILMVRTLKGEIRLVQAACYPPMAINIERQCTSESPCLELCAHFDEARHRPGVLGASLMFGFPYADVSEMGSSALVITDGQPELAQQVANELGQEMWNQRHGLAGTFLTVEEAVAQAVKLPGPVCMLDMGDNVGGGSPGDGTWIAWELYRTGVGPAFVCIDDADAVRAAEATGVGNTATFTIGGRTDDLHGAPLVGTFRVEQLTDGRFKESEVRHGGFTEFDQGRTAILKTDRGLTIMVTTKRTLPFSLKQLTAFGLQPDQFQIIVAKGVNAPLAAYRPVCPSVLRVNTRGVTMADMTQLPYQHRRKPVFPFEVETTWSIP from the coding sequence ATGCCGCGAGTTGGAATTCTTGCTTTGATTCAAGAGTCGAATACGTTCCTGCCTGGGGTGACGACATTGGATCATTTCCGTCAGGAATTGCTGCTTGTAGGCGAAGACGTCCGTCAGGCGTTTGCAACGGCTCACCACGAAGTTCGTGGATTTTTTGATGGACTCGCAGCGGCAGGAATCGAAGCTGTACCGTTGTTCGCAGCGCGAGCCCTTCCCTTCGGGACGATTGAACCAGAAGCGTTCAACCATTTGCTGGATATGATGCTCAGTGAACTCCGCAAGGCCGGGCCTTTAGACGGGTTGCTGGTTGCACCGCACGGTGCAACGGTTTCCAAAGACTATCCTGATGCCGACGGTGAATGGCTGACCCGGGTTCGCCAGGCCGTGGGGCCTGATCTTCCCATCGTCGGAACACTTGATCCACACGGAAATCTTTCTCCGGAAATGGTCGCTGCGACGAATGCGCTCGTTGCCTATCGCACGAACCCGCACGTCGACCAGGAACAACGCGGGCTCGAAGCCGCGATCCTCATGGTGCGGACATTAAAAGGGGAGATTCGCCTGGTCCAGGCGGCCTGCTATCCACCCATGGCCATCAACATCGAACGGCAATGTACTTCGGAATCCCCCTGTCTCGAGTTGTGTGCCCACTTCGATGAAGCGAGACATCGTCCCGGTGTGCTGGGGGCCAGCCTGATGTTCGGTTTCCCCTACGCTGATGTCTCAGAAATGGGCTCGTCTGCATTGGTCATTACAGACGGTCAGCCTGAATTGGCTCAGCAAGTGGCCAATGAACTCGGACAGGAAATGTGGAATCAGCGGCACGGGTTGGCCGGAACATTCCTGACCGTCGAAGAGGCTGTTGCTCAGGCCGTGAAACTTCCCGGACCCGTTTGCATGCTGGACATGGGTGACAATGTCGGGGGGGGATCGCCAGGTGACGGAACATGGATTGCCTGGGAACTTTATCGTACAGGAGTTGGCCCTGCGTTTGTCTGTATCGATGATGCTGACGCTGTTCGCGCAGCAGAAGCGACGGGGGTGGGAAACACGGCGACGTTCACAATTGGTGGCAGGACAGATGACCTGCACGGTGCTCCGCTCGTAGGGACGTTTCGCGTTGAGCAACTGACCGATGGTCGGTTCAAGGAGTCGGAGGTACGGCATGGCGGATTCACCGAATTCGACCAGGGACGCACTGCAATCCTCAAGACCGATCGCGGCCTGACAATCATGGTTACAACCAAGCGGACGCTTCCGTTCAGTCTCAAGCAACTGACGGCTTTCGGCCTGCAACCCGATCAGTTTCAGATCATCGTGGCGAAAGGGGTGAATGCCCCGCTGGC
- the budA gene encoding acetolactate decarboxylase: MAITDFDRPEATSQLTTSGLVLRWMQSLVTSLLLLALGAGCSQAPAVATQPAANGSNAPAENGAQTATSSVSVPRDQITQISVINALMLGHYDGITTFEELLRYGDFGVGTLNQLDGELIILDGQGYQVHGDGTIDRVAPSAKTPFAVVTPFDRAEQQKLPQIESLEWLDDHLDEAIGHPNKFIAVRIHANFATITLRSVKVQSPPYRPLGVVAKEQSVWTRENVTGTLIGIRCPKWVQGLNVPGYHWHFLADDLSLGGHVLKCAAGSALAEYDVCQEWLVRLVDAPGFDTVNLNQDLNRELRRVESARDDEESEAPPNK, from the coding sequence TTGGCCATTACAGACTTCGACCGACCTGAAGCGACTTCCCAGTTGACTACTTCTGGCCTCGTGTTGCGATGGATGCAATCCCTGGTCACGAGTTTGTTGCTGCTGGCTCTTGGGGCAGGTTGCTCTCAGGCACCTGCGGTCGCTACGCAGCCCGCTGCGAACGGTTCGAATGCACCGGCAGAAAATGGCGCCCAGACGGCCACATCCTCTGTTTCCGTCCCCCGTGACCAGATCACTCAGATCTCTGTCATCAATGCGCTCATGCTGGGGCACTACGATGGCATCACCACATTTGAGGAATTGCTGCGGTATGGTGACTTCGGAGTCGGAACACTCAACCAGCTCGACGGCGAGTTAATCATTCTGGATGGGCAGGGATATCAGGTCCATGGCGACGGTACGATCGATCGCGTAGCCCCGTCCGCGAAAACGCCATTTGCCGTCGTCACTCCATTTGATCGAGCGGAGCAGCAAAAGCTCCCGCAGATCGAGAGTCTGGAGTGGCTCGATGACCATCTGGACGAAGCGATCGGCCATCCGAATAAATTCATCGCCGTTCGCATTCACGCCAACTTCGCCACAATTACGCTTCGCAGTGTGAAAGTGCAGTCGCCCCCATATCGTCCCCTGGGGGTCGTGGCAAAGGAACAGTCAGTCTGGACTCGCGAGAATGTCACAGGAACATTGATCGGTATCCGTTGTCCCAAGTGGGTCCAGGGTCTGAATGTTCCCGGCTACCACTGGCACTTCCTTGCCGATGATCTGTCGTTAGGAGGGCACGTCCTGAAGTGTGCGGCGGGATCCGCACTTGCCGAATATGACGTCTGTCAGGAATGGCTCGTGCGTCTCGTCGATGCACCGGGATTCGATACGGTCAATCTGAACCAGGACCTTAATCGGGAACTCCGCCGAGTCGAGAGTGCCCGAGATGATGAAGAATCCGAAGCTCCCCCGAACAAATAG
- a CDS encoding SMC-Scp complex subunit ScpB, which produces MTSSFSDDQPDLSDDESDFDPYDDDLQEDDELLSDPVDDWGGGELEAAYLKALSALEASEIEFAPPVPESSTLEELQEGLDDAAEEVEASKAPVLNAGHAPAAAGEPDELLEPIPDGGIADESPEPLAKSDAVPAPEFRPVPRQIIEACLFVGGTSLTASRLASVLRGDFRSDYVDREIDELNRLYAAEGRPYEIRLGEGGYRLTLREEFERIRHKVYGLGPKEVRLSQEALEVLAVIAYHQPMTQARIEELGKPGRGAVVRQLVRRELVAVVRDPQNPKEVHYVTTPRFLSLFGIRNLDELPRPEQVSYK; this is translated from the coding sequence ATGACCAGTTCTTTTTCAGACGATCAGCCTGATCTCAGCGACGATGAATCGGACTTCGATCCCTACGACGACGATCTGCAGGAGGATGATGAACTCTTAAGCGATCCTGTCGATGACTGGGGGGGAGGAGAACTGGAGGCCGCCTACCTCAAGGCACTCTCGGCGCTGGAAGCATCGGAAATCGAGTTTGCGCCTCCCGTACCGGAATCCTCAACACTCGAGGAACTGCAGGAAGGACTCGACGACGCTGCGGAAGAGGTGGAAGCCTCTAAAGCCCCCGTTCTGAATGCCGGGCATGCACCCGCGGCGGCAGGCGAACCAGATGAGTTGCTGGAGCCAATACCCGACGGCGGGATTGCGGATGAGAGTCCGGAGCCGCTCGCGAAATCAGACGCTGTACCGGCACCCGAATTTCGGCCTGTTCCTCGTCAGATTATCGAGGCGTGCCTGTTTGTGGGGGGAACATCGCTGACGGCAAGTCGGCTGGCCAGTGTCTTGCGTGGCGATTTCAGATCGGACTACGTTGACCGCGAGATTGACGAACTGAACCGGCTTTATGCGGCTGAGGGGCGACCCTACGAAATCCGCCTTGGTGAGGGAGGTTACCGCCTGACGCTCCGCGAAGAGTTTGAACGGATTCGCCATAAAGTATACGGACTGGGGCCAAAAGAGGTTCGGTTGTCACAAGAGGCCCTGGAGGTACTGGCGGTCATCGCCTATCACCAGCCGATGACGCAGGCACGGATTGAAGAGCTTGGTAAACCAGGACGTGGAGCGGTCGTCAGGCAGCTCGTGCGCCGCGAATTGGTTGCGGTGGTGCGGGACCCCCAAAACCCCAAAGAAGTTCACTACGTGACCACACCCCGGTTCCTGTCGCTGTTTGGGATCCGGAATCTCGATGAATTACCGCGTCCCGAGCAGGTGTCGTACAAGTAA
- a CDS encoding S1/P1 nuclease, protein MTIARIAYDQLTDGERAAVISILRHHPHLHDVILKDRPSQVTASEWIFLRAATWPDHIRPPREQTRAPISSHSIYRYHHPHWHYVNYRIRPGQLDTELPAQPMPQFPKPSNPSEQTNLIDQLDQSYLILRGKAQETSHPEIELTQHEIRAIRMCWLFHLIGDIHQPLHVVAFVDPQLPFLKHGDEGGNKLGIRINHASKPRKLHTVWDDMLGTHSRYQDVVNLSERLSHDPRLSVSRLPEYAQNRLSTEFAEESYQIAVEAIYMNGRLPYTPWSKVESHEVAPESVPAVSPQWISQAHTIAERRVVLAGYRLAARLKYLIAHDPASRESIREYEMPAYRSSYRGRTFR, encoded by the coding sequence ATGACGATTGCCCGAATCGCCTACGACCAGTTGACTGATGGCGAACGGGCGGCGGTGATCTCGATTTTGCGGCATCATCCTCACCTGCACGACGTCATTCTGAAGGATCGACCGAGTCAGGTGACGGCCAGCGAATGGATTTTCCTGCGCGCAGCAACCTGGCCGGACCACATTCGTCCGCCACGAGAACAGACTCGCGCCCCGATTTCCTCTCATTCCATCTACCGATATCACCATCCTCACTGGCACTACGTCAACTACCGTATTCGACCGGGCCAACTGGACACAGAGCTACCGGCACAACCGATGCCGCAGTTCCCCAAGCCGTCGAATCCGTCGGAACAAACCAACCTGATCGATCAATTGGACCAGTCCTACCTCATTTTGCGCGGTAAGGCTCAGGAAACATCGCATCCTGAAATTGAGCTGACTCAACACGAGATCCGGGCAATCCGGATGTGCTGGCTGTTTCACCTGATCGGCGACATTCACCAACCCTTGCACGTGGTGGCGTTTGTCGATCCACAGCTTCCATTCCTGAAGCATGGTGATGAAGGGGGGAACAAGCTGGGGATTCGAATTAACCATGCTTCGAAGCCCCGGAAACTCCACACCGTCTGGGACGATATGCTGGGGACCCATTCCCGTTATCAGGATGTTGTGAATCTGTCTGAAAGACTTTCGCACGACCCACGCTTGTCTGTGTCGCGACTGCCGGAATACGCACAGAACCGTCTGTCGACCGAATTCGCAGAAGAGAGTTACCAGATTGCTGTCGAGGCCATTTACATGAACGGGCGGCTCCCCTACACCCCCTGGTCCAAAGTGGAATCTCATGAAGTGGCGCCGGAGTCGGTCCCGGCCGTTTCCCCGCAGTGGATCTCTCAGGCACATACGATCGCCGAGCGTCGAGTCGTCCTGGCAGGATATCGGCTGGCAGCCCGGTTGAAATACCTGATCGCACACGATCCGGCCAGTCGCGAATCAATTCGAGAATACGAGATGCCCGCTTACCGCAGTTCATACCGCGGTCGCACGTTCCGTTGA
- the hisF gene encoding imidazole glycerol phosphate synthase subunit HisF, with protein sequence MLAKRIIPCLDVHGGRVVKGVNFLNLRDAGDPVQVAARYEEDGADELVFLDITASHEERGIILDVVRRTSEVCFMPLTVGGGIRSLDDIRMLLNAGCDKVSINSAAVKDPDFIRQAALKFGSQCIVVNIDPKRVQRDGKEVWEVHVNGGRVPTGLEAVAWAKEVERLGAGEIVLTSMDADGTQDGYDVEMTRAVADAVQIPVVASGGAGNPEHLREVLTEGHASAALAASIFHYGTHPIGETKHYLKEHGVPIRFNSLTGAGAS encoded by the coding sequence ATGCTCGCTAAACGCATTATTCCATGTCTCGACGTCCACGGCGGACGGGTCGTGAAAGGGGTGAACTTCCTGAATCTGCGCGACGCGGGTGATCCAGTCCAGGTTGCTGCCCGCTATGAAGAAGACGGTGCCGACGAACTGGTGTTCCTCGACATTACCGCCAGCCACGAGGAACGAGGAATCATTCTGGACGTAGTCCGACGTACGTCCGAAGTCTGCTTTATGCCTCTCACAGTGGGGGGCGGGATTCGGTCGCTTGACGACATCCGCATGCTGCTGAATGCCGGATGCGACAAGGTCTCGATCAACTCGGCCGCGGTCAAAGATCCAGACTTCATCCGCCAGGCCGCGTTGAAATTTGGAAGCCAGTGCATTGTCGTCAACATTGACCCCAAGCGAGTCCAGCGGGACGGCAAAGAAGTCTGGGAGGTCCATGTGAACGGCGGCCGTGTTCCAACAGGGCTGGAAGCAGTCGCCTGGGCCAAAGAAGTCGAGCGACTTGGTGCGGGGGAAATCGTCCTCACATCGATGGACGCGGACGGAACACAGGACGGCTATGATGTGGAAATGACTCGGGCCGTCGCGGACGCAGTGCAAATTCCCGTTGTTGCCAGCGGTGGCGCCGGAAACCCTGAACACCTGCGCGAAGTCCTTACCGAAGGTCACGCCAGTGCAGCTCTGGCGGCCAGTATCTTCCACTATGGAACTCACCCCATCGGCGAGACAAAACACTACCTCAAGGAGCACGGGGTGCCCATTCGCTTCAATTCGCTGACTGGCGCCGGCGCGAGTTGA
- a CDS encoding PQQ-binding-like beta-propeller repeat protein, which yields MRKSTVSAIVAILCFSSVVHAENWGHWRGPTGNGTAPSANPPLEWTTTQNVKWKYKIPGLGSSSPVIWGHRVFVTTAAPAVGKSAGDGALDFKVICLDRATGNLVWEKSAVIAKPHQQTHSTNGFCSASPCTDGERLYAHFGSRGLYCYTLDGELVWKRDDFGKMDIRNSFGEGSSPTLADNKILVPWDHEGKSAVFALDKLTGKTVWKTDRDETTCWATPLVVDNEGRKQVVLNGQKFARSYDLDSGQELWRCGGQTERPVASPVAENGVVYVTSGHRGSFMGAFRLNGKGDIKGTNQVAWTVDRDTPDIASPLLSSGRIYFHKGKSGQFSCVDAATGKPYYMGNRIPGLDSIYASPVAAGGYVFLTGRNGTTVVIKDAPKLEIVGTNSVEETVDATPAPVDNELFIRGEHHLFCIANEK from the coding sequence ATGCGAAAATCCACTGTTTCTGCCATCGTGGCAATTCTCTGCTTCAGTTCGGTTGTTCACGCAGAGAACTGGGGACACTGGCGCGGTCCCACGGGAAATGGAACCGCCCCGTCAGCGAACCCGCCGCTTGAATGGACCACGACACAGAACGTCAAATGGAAATACAAGATTCCAGGACTCGGATCGTCGTCTCCTGTGATCTGGGGTCATCGCGTCTTCGTCACCACAGCAGCTCCCGCCGTGGGAAAGAGTGCGGGTGACGGTGCCCTCGATTTTAAGGTCATCTGCCTCGATCGCGCGACGGGCAATCTGGTCTGGGAAAAGTCGGCCGTCATCGCCAAGCCACACCAGCAGACCCATTCCACGAACGGGTTCTGTTCGGCCTCTCCTTGCACGGACGGTGAAAGACTCTATGCCCACTTCGGTTCACGCGGACTGTACTGCTACACGCTCGATGGCGAACTCGTCTGGAAACGTGACGACTTTGGAAAGATGGACATCCGCAACAGTTTCGGCGAAGGAAGCTCGCCGACTCTGGCAGACAACAAAATTCTGGTCCCCTGGGACCACGAAGGAAAATCCGCCGTCTTTGCACTCGATAAGCTGACCGGCAAAACTGTCTGGAAGACGGATCGAGATGAAACAACGTGCTGGGCCACGCCACTCGTGGTCGACAACGAAGGACGCAAACAAGTCGTGCTGAATGGTCAGAAGTTTGCGCGCAGCTACGATCTGGATTCCGGTCAGGAACTCTGGCGGTGTGGTGGTCAGACCGAGCGACCAGTCGCTTCTCCTGTCGCCGAAAACGGAGTCGTCTACGTCACGAGCGGTCACCGCGGCTCGTTCATGGGTGCCTTTCGCTTGAATGGCAAAGGCGACATCAAAGGGACCAACCAGGTAGCCTGGACCGTTGATCGGGACACTCCTGACATTGCCTCTCCGCTCCTCTCTTCGGGGAGAATTTACTTTCACAAGGGGAAATCGGGACAGTTCTCCTGCGTCGATGCCGCAACCGGAAAACCTTATTACATGGGCAACCGCATCCCCGGACTCGACAGCATCTATGCTTCACCGGTCGCCGCAGGGGGATACGTTTTCTTGACGGGACGCAACGGAACGACGGTCGTCATCAAAGATGCTCCGAAACTCGAAATCGTGGGAACAAACTCGGTCGAAGAAACCGTCGACGCCACTCCGGCTCCTGTCGACAACGAACTCTTCATTCGTGGCGAGCACCACCTGTTCTGCATTGCGAATGAAAAGTAG
- a CDS encoding DUF1549 domain-containing protein, whose amino-acid sequence MRSQTMDRVRCGSAVLWCVAILISRVAVCLSAEHVEQVESRTRIDEVVETGCHAEGISPLPTCSDTEFLRRVWLDLAGRTPPLEEVLKVTSSSLLDRGDVIERLVKSPEFARHWGRIWAEYLTEQRPFETEGYDGRRLLQFLTKAFHEDQPYTEIVSELILGEGTSDVSGATNFLMRYNAEPIPLAGAVSQKFLGLSMHCAECHDHPHARWKQKDFLGLAAHFARLRKMTPTNPQEGESFFVIIERPRGELRVADRKASPNENGQQPLRTIFPQLPDSPRTDSTRARRAVLVEWLTENSNPYLGRHMVNLVWERLLGERLVPNLDDWPTQNLSPNTELLNLLAADFCDSGWSIQQLVTTIAKSRTYQRSSHTDVSADSRFDPEKAHTEWANWSRARIRPLSADQIHLSIGQAFGYHFDENDHRLAHVTGEEFSQDIPNNNLGAIPLSLSRSLALYNSDYVRGAVELGSEVAIRLYGPHVSSEHIERMFLVLLSRRPTIEEIEFFQDQSSEDDPRTGLQDILWVLLNSSEFVTNH is encoded by the coding sequence ATGAGAAGTCAGACTATGGACCGAGTCCGCTGCGGAAGTGCCGTTCTGTGGTGCGTCGCCATTCTGATCTCAAGGGTCGCGGTTTGCCTCTCTGCCGAACACGTGGAGCAGGTTGAAAGTCGAACCCGAATCGATGAGGTCGTGGAAACGGGATGTCACGCTGAAGGCATCTCACCCCTTCCCACATGTAGTGACACAGAGTTCCTCCGCCGCGTCTGGCTCGATCTGGCGGGACGAACTCCGCCCTTAGAGGAAGTCTTGAAAGTGACTTCTTCGTCCCTTCTGGATCGTGGCGACGTCATCGAACGACTGGTCAAATCACCGGAATTTGCCCGCCACTGGGGTCGAATCTGGGCAGAGTATCTGACTGAGCAGCGCCCATTCGAGACAGAAGGGTATGACGGTCGCCGCCTGCTGCAGTTTCTGACAAAGGCCTTTCACGAGGACCAGCCCTACACAGAAATCGTCAGCGAATTGATTCTTGGTGAGGGAACAAGCGATGTCAGCGGGGCAACGAATTTTCTGATGCGCTACAATGCGGAACCGATACCGCTGGCGGGTGCAGTCAGCCAGAAGTTTCTGGGACTTTCCATGCACTGTGCCGAGTGCCACGATCATCCGCATGCGCGCTGGAAACAAAAGGACTTCCTCGGTCTGGCTGCTCATTTCGCTCGACTGCGAAAGATGACGCCGACCAATCCACAGGAAGGGGAATCGTTCTTCGTAATCATCGAGCGGCCGCGCGGCGAGCTACGTGTTGCCGATCGAAAGGCGAGTCCAAACGAGAATGGACAACAGCCGCTGCGAACGATTTTCCCTCAACTTCCTGACAGCCCACGAACGGACTCGACAAGAGCGCGACGAGCCGTACTTGTCGAATGGCTTACCGAGAATTCCAATCCCTACCTCGGTCGGCACATGGTGAATCTGGTCTGGGAACGGTTGCTGGGCGAACGGCTGGTTCCCAATCTGGATGATTGGCCCACCCAAAATCTGTCTCCGAATACCGAGTTGCTCAATCTGCTGGCTGCCGATTTCTGCGATAGCGGCTGGAGCATCCAGCAACTGGTAACCACGATCGCGAAGTCCAGGACGTACCAGCGGTCGAGTCACACCGACGTATCGGCGGACTCCCGATTCGATCCCGAGAAGGCGCACACGGAATGGGCGAACTGGTCACGAGCGAGGATTCGGCCGCTGTCGGCCGATCAGATTCATCTCTCGATCGGTCAGGCGTTCGGATATCACTTCGACGAGAATGACCACCGCCTGGCACACGTGACTGGCGAGGAATTTTCCCAGGACATCCCCAACAATAACCTGGGGGCGATCCCTCTGTCATTGAGTCGATCTCTCGCGCTGTACAACAGCGACTACGTCCGCGGAGCAGTCGAACTGGGAAGCGAGGTCGCGATTCGACTGTATGGCCCCCATGTCAGTTCCGAGCATATCGAGCGGATGTTTCTGGTACTTCTCTCACGACGGCCAACGATCGAAGAAATTGAGTTCTTTCAGGATCAAAGCAGCGAGGACGATCCACGCACGGGCCTGCAGGACATTCTGTGGGTACTGCTGAACTCGTCCGAATTTGTCACCAATCACTAG
- a CDS encoding DUF1501 domain-containing protein, whose amino-acid sequence MFTSLFSRRSVLKSATAAGISFFNTSLWTALLSAQTKAAGAKACILIFLEGGPSQIDTFDPKPSTPTGGPFEAIDTKLSGIQFSQHVPRLAAMADQLAVVRTLSSEEKDHDRAQVLMLSGYQPNPRIQYPVFGSTVAWQQSDPAADVPAFVSIGRRFGTSLLGPQFGPFVIEDVSNPAPNLALPEDLTDARLKRRLAALEKFNTQFGQKFQTPLGTDLTELARRADRMRHSEVFQPYDAAASEPELFERYGSGINDGYLARACLMARRLVESGVKFVEVNFGGWDTHDNNFNQVQDLSASLDAGLATLIEDLQERGLLDQTLLCCVGEFGRTPKINGDNGRDHFPNVFSAVLAGGGIKAGQALGESTEDGMEVKDRAVTIPDFHATLFTALGLDVTKDYFAPDGRLLKLTDGGKPVAELI is encoded by the coding sequence ATGTTTACTTCATTGTTTTCACGTCGATCGGTCCTGAAGTCCGCCACCGCTGCGGGGATCTCGTTCTTCAATACGTCCCTCTGGACGGCGCTGCTATCCGCACAGACGAAAGCGGCCGGCGCGAAAGCATGCATCTTGATCTTCCTCGAAGGTGGCCCCAGTCAGATCGACACGTTCGATCCCAAGCCAAGCACACCGACCGGCGGACCGTTCGAGGCGATTGATACCAAGCTATCGGGCATTCAGTTTTCCCAGCATGTTCCTCGTCTGGCTGCGATGGCCGATCAACTGGCGGTGGTCCGAACGCTGAGCAGCGAAGAAAAGGACCACGACAGGGCTCAAGTTTTGATGCTGTCAGGGTATCAGCCCAACCCTCGCATTCAGTACCCGGTATTCGGATCAACAGTCGCCTGGCAACAGTCTGATCCTGCCGCCGATGTTCCCGCATTTGTCTCGATCGGCAGGCGATTCGGCACCAGTCTCCTTGGGCCTCAGTTCGGCCCCTTTGTGATCGAAGACGTCAGCAACCCGGCTCCTAACTTGGCCCTCCCGGAAGATTTGACAGACGCGAGGCTCAAGCGTCGACTCGCTGCACTGGAAAAATTCAACACGCAGTTCGGTCAGAAGTTTCAAACACCGCTGGGCACGGATCTCACAGAACTGGCTCGGCGCGCCGATCGGATGCGGCACAGCGAGGTGTTCCAGCCTTACGACGCGGCCGCCAGCGAGCCGGAACTCTTCGAACGGTACGGCAGCGGGATTAACGATGGGTATCTCGCCCGAGCCTGCCTCATGGCGCGGCGGCTCGTCGAATCAGGAGTCAAATTCGTTGAAGTGAACTTCGGTGGCTGGGACACGCACGACAACAATTTCAACCAGGTCCAGGATCTGTCCGCGTCACTCGATGCAGGTCTGGCAACTCTGATCGAAGACCTTCAGGAACGGGGTCTGCTTGATCAGACTCTCCTCTGCTGCGTCGGCGAATTCGGGCGCACACCCAAAATCAATGGAGACAACGGCCGCGACCATTTCCCCAACGTCTTTTCCGCCGTTCTCGCCGGCGGCGGTATCAAGGCCGGCCAGGCGCTGGGGGAATCCACTGAGGATGGCATGGAAGTCAAAGATCGGGCCGTCACGATCCCTGACTTCCATGCAACGCTGTTCACCGCCCTCGGTCTGGATGTTACTAAAGACTACTTTGCTCCGGACGGCCGATTATTGAAGCTGACCGACGGAGGCAAACCGGTCGCGGAATTGATCTGA
- a CDS encoding sugar phosphate isomerase/epimerase family protein, protein MKYGMNMLLWASDVTEEHAGILENLKKWGYDGVELPVFDLDPAKFARLGKMLDAIGLERTAVTVCSDADNPISADPAIRSAGVERLKKAIDTVAAAGANLLCGPLHSALGTFSGAGPTADEWKWGLDSLTKAADHAAKNNVTLVCEYLNRFECYFLTSAADDARFCREANHPNLKMMYDTFHANIEEKDLAAAMKGCWDQVVHVHISENDRSTPGEGHVDWETTFKTLKELKYDGWLTVEAFGLALPALAAATKIWRRMFPTEEYLAQNALAFMKKGMAD, encoded by the coding sequence ATGAAATACGGAATGAATATGCTGCTCTGGGCGTCCGACGTGACGGAAGAGCATGCCGGAATCCTCGAGAACCTGAAGAAGTGGGGATACGACGGCGTCGAACTTCCCGTCTTTGATCTCGATCCCGCGAAGTTCGCCAGACTTGGCAAGATGCTTGATGCGATCGGTCTTGAGCGAACAGCCGTGACTGTCTGTTCCGATGCTGACAATCCGATATCGGCCGATCCCGCAATTCGCTCTGCCGGGGTCGAGCGATTGAAAAAGGCGATCGACACTGTGGCGGCCGCGGGAGCAAACCTGCTTTGCGGTCCTCTGCATTCGGCGTTAGGGACGTTCAGTGGGGCTGGTCCCACTGCAGATGAATGGAAGTGGGGCCTCGATTCACTGACGAAAGCCGCCGACCACGCGGCGAAAAACAACGTGACCCTGGTCTGTGAATACCTCAATCGATTCGAATGTTACTTCCTGACCAGCGCGGCGGACGATGCCCGATTCTGTCGCGAAGCTAATCATCCGAATTTGAAGATGATGTACGATACCTTCCATGCGAATATCGAAGAGAAAGATCTCGCGGCCGCGATGAAGGGGTGCTGGGACCAGGTCGTCCATGTGCACATTTCAGAAAACGATCGTTCGACTCCGGGTGAAGGACATGTTGACTGGGAGACCACGTTCAAGACGTTGAAAGAACTGAAGTATGATGGCTGGTTGACCGTTGAAGCTTTTGGTCTGGCGCTGCCGGCACTTGCCGCCGCGACGAAGATCTGGCGTCGCATGTTTCCGACCGAAGAATATCTGGCTCAGAACGCACTGGCGTTCATGAAGAAGGGAATGGCAGACTGA